CGATCGAAAGGGGCGATTCTCCCCAAGAAATTCGATTGATATCGTAATGGAGTTCCTCCACGAAATACTTTACCAAGGGCAGGCTGTCATGCGCGGCGGCGGTCACCAACGGATTGGCATCATGCGCCATGCGCTCACGCAGCGGCAATTGCGGGTCAAGTCCAAGCTTTTCGACATAAAACTTGAAGAGCTCCACATCGCCAAAATTGGCAAGTGCTTTCAGCAGATACTCCTGATCGGATGATTCTTTTGGCTTGGTTGCCCCTTTTTGAATGAGCAGGTCGAGCATTTTCTTGTTGCGGTATTGCGCCGCTAGGATGATGGGATACCCAGCCGTATGCAAGGTGGTTTCCAAATTTGCTCCGCTTTCAATCAGCAAGGTTGCGATCTCGGTGTGTTGGATATCCAAGGCGAAATGCAAGGGCATGGCGCCGTTTCCGGAGCGCGAACTGACATTGGCACCGCTAATGATCAGCAGTTTTGCAACTTCCAAATGGCCTTCTTTTGTTGCGGCATGCAACGGCGAGAGCGTTTTGTTTTCTTCCCAATGCACCGTGGGTTTGGCGCCAAGTTTCAGGAGTTCTTGCACCATTTCTAGGTCACCTTTCTGCGCCGCGATGTACAACGGGCGACCTTGCAGGGAATCTCCAAGGTCAGGGGAAAATCCTTGGGCGACAGTCCGCCGAAGAGTCGCTATGTCACCCGCCAAGGTAGCTGCTCCCATGCTTTCCGCTGCCTGTCTGATGCTTTTGAACCAGCCGCAAATCTCCTGATCACCGCAAAATTTCAACGGCGAACCCGCGCCCGTCCAGCTATATAGGTTCGCGCCATGATCGATCAGGAGCTGCGCCATTGGCCTGTTTTTGTTTTGCAGCGCGATGGAAAGGACGGAAACGTAATCATACCGAAACGAATTGGCCGATTCCGTTTTCTGAAGGTACTGCTGAACCGTAGCGAGATTTCCAGCTTCCACGGCGCTTACAAAATCAGCATTTGATTGCCCGATGACAAGCAAATGCAGGAATAGAAAAGCCCCCAAAACAATGATTTTGTGGATCATAAGGGAAAATTAAGGAAATTTCAAGTCTCGGATAATTGCTTACTCCATCCTTTCGGATTCCTTGATCCAGCCGATGCGGTCGTGCCGGTAGGTGTAAATATAGTTTTGTAAAAACAGGTGGTAGTTTGGTTCGGGCGTAAAGCGCTCGCGTAGGAGCTCAATTGTAATCATGGAGTCCGTAATGGTGACCGTTGCAGCTTCACTCACCGTGTTTTGGAGGGTATCACCACTGTTTGCGTCGATTTCGCTCCAAGATTCGTTTCTTAAAACTGTAAAATCCAAGACTTGACGATTCGCTGCATCCACCCAGAAGAAGGTCGCACATTGTTTCTGAGGAGCGTCATTCAAGCAGGAGACGGATGTTTGACCGGAAAAGTCGATGCGGTAGAAGGAATCTTCGCCGATGGGGATTTCGGAAACCTCCATTCCGACCTCATCATCAAATTCCAGTTGCGGATTCAGTTTGAAAACCACCAACTTCTTGCCGGAATTCATCCAAAAAGTATGTTCGGCGGATCGGTCTTTGTTCCTGTGAGCAGGTACGAGAATGGTTGTGTTTGGAACGATCCAGAATTGATTTGACCGCAAATGATATGGGACCGTCTGCACAACCTCATTTTGCAACGGCCGAAAGGGGATGGTATCGGGAAAGTCAACGGCCTTCATCTGTGCCGAAAGATGCCTTGGGGCAATTGAAATTCCGAGGAAATAGAGAAAAGCAGCAACGTAGAAGGGAAACTTCACGAGGATTCGGATTGATTTCACCCTTCGAATATACCATTTCCTGGCGATCGGCCAATGATCGAAAGAACCGCAGGAAATGGAAAACACTTGTCAGCTTACGGATTGGCTAATCCTCGTTTTGTGCTTAGATTCGCCTTGCGGGTTTTAACCTTAGAACGCCAGATGCTCTTTAGTTCCACGATATTCCTCTATTTGTTCCTGCCACTCACGTTGCTGGGTTACTATTTGTCTGGCAGACACGTGCGGAACTATTGGCTTCTCTTCGCGAGTTTGATCTTTTTTGCCTGGGGTGGCGTGAGTTTCACGGGGATTCTCATCGGATCCATCATCGTGAATTTTGTGTTTGGACTACAGATTCAGCGAACCTTGGAAACGCGGGCGAGCTACCATTGGTTGTTTGCAGGCGTGGGTGTGAACTTGGTCATCCTGGGCGTGTTCAAATACGCCAACTTCCTCATCGAAAACCTGAATCTGGTGCTGGACACCGCTTCCATTCCGCTGATTCCGCAGTCCAAGATCGTGCTGCCGGTGGGGATTTCGTTTTATACATTTCACTCCCTGTCTTACTTGGTCGATATTTACCGCCGAAAAACGACTGCGCAACGCAATATTTTTGACCTTTCCCTGTACATCACCATGTTTTCCCAGCTCATCGCGGGCCCGATCATCCGGTACAGCGATATGTGGCAGCAACTGCGCGAACGCACGCATACATGGGCCAAGTTTTCCTCGGGTGTCGAACGTTTTTTGATCGGCCTTGGAAAGAAGGTTTTGTTGGCGAATACCTTTGCCCGCGTAGCAGATGCCATGTTTACGCAGGATGCCGCCAATCTCGGAGCTGCCAATGCGTGGCTCGGAATTCTTTGTTATTCGCTGCAAATCTATTGTGACTTTGCCGGCTATTCCGACATGGCAATTGGCCTTGGGCGAATGTTTGGCTTCGAATTTCTGGAGAATTTCAATTACCCCTACATTGCCAAATCCGTGAAGGAATTCTGGCGAAGGTGGCATATTTCATTGAGCACTTTTTTCAGGGACTATGTTTACATTCCGCTCGGTGGAAACCGTGCGACCGTTGGCCGGACGTATGTCAACCTGCTGCTCGTATTTTTTCTGACCGGCTTCTGGCATGGTGCAAGCTGGAGTTTTGTTGTTTGGGGCTTGATGCATGGCTTCTTTATGGTTATCGAGCGGTTGGGATTCGAGAAATTGCTGACCAAATTGTGGAGTCCCGTGTCGAATCTGTACACGATTATTGTGGTGATGTTTGCCTGGGTACTTTTCCGGGCCGATACGCTGGAATATGCGGTTCAATACTGGG
This genomic window from Bacteroidota bacterium contains:
- a CDS encoding MBOAT family protein; the protein is MLFSSTIFLYLFLPLTLLGYYLSGRHVRNYWLLFASLIFFAWGGVSFTGILIGSIIVNFVFGLQIQRTLETRASYHWLFAGVGVNLVILGVFKYANFLIENLNLVLDTASIPLIPQSKIVLPVGISFYTFHSLSYLVDIYRRKTTAQRNIFDLSLYITMFSQLIAGPIIRYSDMWQQLRERTHTWAKFSSGVERFLIGLGKKVLLANTFARVADAMFTQDAANLGAANAWLGILCYSLQIYCDFAGYSDMAIGLGRMFGFEFLENFNYPYIAKSVKEFWRRWHISLSTFFRDYVYIPLGGNRATVGRTYVNLLLVFFLTGFWHGASWSFVVWGLMHGFFMVIERLGFEKLLTKLWSPVSNLYTIIVVMFAWVLFRADTLEYAVQYWGAMFQFSLTAAQKAMFWGQIGLELKLALVIAIPGVMGFYAYLGKWVDRILATPKPLANGFSYLFHVGSAAFYAAVLLISTIYLIAGTYNPFIYYRF